One segment of Sesamum indicum cultivar Zhongzhi No. 13 linkage group LG4, S_indicum_v1.0, whole genome shotgun sequence DNA contains the following:
- the LOC105159853 gene encoding eukaryotic translation initiation factor 3 subunit E produces the protein MAAKYDLTQRIAPQLDRHLVFPLLEFLQERGLYPEEDILKAKIELLNDTNMVDYAMDIHKSLYRSDDVPQEMVERRAEVVGRLKALEEGAAPLIAFLHNPNAFQELRADKQYNLQMLSDRYQIGPQQIEALYQYAKFQFECGNYSGAADYLYQYRALCTNSDRSLSALWGKLAAEILMQNWEIALEELNRLKEIIDSKSFSSPLNQVQSRIWLMHWSLFIFFNHENGRTQIIDLFNQDKYLNAIQTNAPHLLRYLATAFIVNKRRRPQFKEFIKVIQQERYSNEDPITEFLACIYVNYDFDMAQKKMRECEEVILNDPFLGKRVEEGNFSTVPLRDEFLENARLFIFETYCRIHQRIDMGVLAEKLNLNYEEAERWIVTLIRTSKLEAKIDSKMGTIVMEPNQTNVYEQLIDHTKSLSGRTYKLVNQLLEHAQAQAAR, from the exons ATGGCGGCGAAATACGACTTGACGCAGCGGATAGCACCTCAGCTGGACCGGCATCTAGTGTTCCCACTGCTTGAATTCTTGCAGGAGAGAGGTCTGTACCCAGAGGAGGATATTCTGAAGGCGAAAATCGAGCTTCTTAATGACACTAACATGGTCGATTATGCAATGGACATTCACAAATCCCTGTACCGCTCCGACGACGTTCCACAGG AGATGGTTGAGAGGAGAGCCGAGGTGGTAGGTAGGCTGAAGGCACTGGAAGAGGGAGCAGCTCCTTTGATTGCCTTTCTGCACAATCCTAATGCATTTCAGGAACTGAGGGCTGACAAACAGTACAATCTTCAGATGCTTAGTGATCGCTATCAG ATTGGTCCCCAGCAGATAGAAGCACTATATCAGTATGCCAAATTCCAGTTTGAATGTGGGAACTACTCCGGTGCTGCTGATTATTTGTACCAGTATAGGGCCTTGTGCACCAACAGTGACAGGAGTTTGAGTGCATTATGGGGAAAACTGGCTGCAGAGATATTGATGCAAAATTGGGAGATTGCATTGGAGGAGCTTAACCGCTTGAAGGAAATCATTGACTCTAAG AGTTTCTCTTCTCCGTTGAACCAAGTCCAGAGTAGGATATGGCTAATGCACTGGAGTCTATTCATCTTCTTTAACCATgaaaatggaagaacacaGATCATTGACTTGTTTAATCAGGACAA GTATCTGAATGCAATCCAAACAAATGCTCCCCATCTTTTGCGATACCTGGCAACTGCATTCATTGTCAACAAAAGGAGGAGACCTCAGTTTAAGGAATTTATAAAGGTGATTCAGCAAGAGCGGTACTCTAATGAAGATCCCATTACAGAGTTTTTGGCATGTATATATGTCAACTATGACTTTGATATGGCTCAGAAAAAGATGAGAGAGTGTGAAGAA GTTATACTGAATGATCCATTTCTTGGCAAAAGGGTGGAGGAAGGAAACTTTTCAACTGTACCTTTAAGAGatgaattccttgaaaatgCTCGCCTTTTCATCTTTGAGACCTACTGTCGCATTCATCAGCGCATTGACATGGG AGTGCTTGCTGAGAAActgaatttgaattatgagGAGGCGGAAAGATGGATAGTGACTCTTATAAGGACCTCAAAGCTTGAAGCTAAGATCGACTCAAAGATGGGAACCATTGTTATGGAACCCAATCAAACTAATGT GTACGAGCAGCTCATTGACCATACTAAATCACTTTCTGGTCGCACTTATAAATTAGTGAACCAGCTTCTAGAACACGCCCAAGCGCAGGCTGCTCGATAG
- the LOC105159854 gene encoding uncharacterized protein LOC105159854: protein MSPPVTAPHPAFEIPNHDCHSTQNGKFCGSFNFSAGSTDAAGFDYLKFGAGKSNLSSRSRPRLTKIRRKQMVASQDGKSIKTDLGLNGLTDASEIKLDGRLGNLFAGNNEHSGSNGSATSRDLNGNMEHLGNGLSFGVGTNDSLSSMGLGNGKSLFGYSMNSSTSNLQSKEGDFWFASDGCRSNLDAQKEAGSFVFGACKASTTNSGPNKSGLPMDANFGSGQFAFGVNDSSEFGSNSNLRVEESRENLWPPKLHEYQKSDNVKFVFGSDKYESASSVKLDQKDSNQSGLHFHEFDKINGKNFVFGASKNASAAINTDQHKRGCDKNMGKSESGRDVGNTVPDMRGKVKLDTSGDFEKGFHPCFQFPCNWSDSNSQNFVFGPNNSHFKLGVDMANNPTGNIRDMPRFTNSSKASADIQIQFQNACLNGAFVFGGLKGKGGLNSGGRANLANDMNQLNKAKAKDCNDFGQDNRDTGSDINTKFQNSSISGASFEKDRAFSLSDEMRRLNIHGSEVDADKTANLSSNFSVDTKNVFVFGRDQKSSFIKENSPIKMSEKTPDLSHLSHSYSESNITSSSFFSSVGIGIQLQDGFCEVPSTTKDEKGSIGFTGKLAGLVSSDAGYTTPNVTFAFPNYNLFPGVDKKLDNATIKSLGSKRSKKRNGKLRQKTMVQKLFCQDSPSKEGSSQLNQNSPGCGSPMDFSPYQDTTADAPDADNGTGLKAEFAANENDIPEHCEKAHDDKSHSNLSPLTGQDGLSAVRRQYKKKYKLKSGPNHSVRDNNNSDKENAKLDPKGAATHEVCEHWRIRGNQAYHAGKLSKAEEFYSMGISSFPHVSTVGYTMKPLLLCYSNRAATRMSLGRMREAIGDCTKAAELDPNFLKVALRAGNCYLVLGEVEDAIECYTKCLSLGIGVCLDRRVTIEAADGVQKAKRVAEYMHQAAELLQEGTEDAATGALANIAEALSISRYSERLLEMKGQALCILRRYDEVIQLCDQTLDIAKKNFGTDNLDDSSCKSSHVKLWRWRLQTKSHYHMGKLDLALDLIEKQEKLPISSKFGDVTEETTISLAATIRELLFLKKSGNEAFNSGRYTEAIENYTAAISKSFESRPFMAICFCNRAAAYQSVSQIIDAIADCSLAIALDENYQKAISRRATLHEMIRDYKQAVYDLQRMISLLESQSQTNGQEYNSQSRSGGGSVRDLRKARRRLSLIEEKAKKETPLDLYLILGVKASDAESEIKKAYRKAALRHHPDKAGQVLVRSDIGDDGALWKEVGEKIHKDADRLFKIIGEAYAVLSDPSKRSKYDTEEEMRNIFRDSNRNSNSGHPSTSYSSPYERGSWSGRQAGFSTPFERNSSRRYWNDSRSYSNFHSRW from the exons ATGTCGCCTCCGGTGACTGCTCCACACCCCGCTTTTGAAATCCCTAATCACGATTGCCATTCCACGCAGAATGGGAAGTTTTGCggaagttttaatttttctgcaGGTTCAACTGATGCGGCTGGATTTGATTACTTGAAATTCGGTGCAGGAAAATCAAATCTTTCAAGTCGGTCCAGGCCGAGGCTAACGAAGATAAGGAGGAAGCAGATGGTGGCTTCTCAAGATGGGAAGTCCATCAAAACTGATTTGGGATTAAATGGGTTAACTGATGCTAGTGAGATTAAGTTAGATGGTAGATTGGGGAATCTGTTTGCGGGTAATAATGAACATTCAGGGTCAAATGGGAGTGCAACGAGTAGAGATTTAAATGGAAATATGGAGCACCTTGGAAATGGATTAAGTTTTGGTGTTGGTACGAATGATTCTTTATCTAGTATGGGCTTGGGAAATGGAAAATCCTTGTTTGGTTATAGCATGAATAGCTCGACAAGTAATTTGCAGTCCAAAGAGGGTGATTTTTGGTTTGCTTCTGATGGATGCCGCTCTAATTTGGATGCACAGAAGGAAGCTGGGAGTTTCGTGTTTGGAGCTTGTAAGGCCTCTACAACAAATTCTGGTCCAAATAAGAGTGGGTTGCCAATGGATGCAAACTTTGGTAGTGGGCAGTTTGCCTTTGGTGTTAATGACAGCAGTGAGTTTGGGTCGAATTCAAATTTGAGGGTGGAAGAGTCCAGAGAGAATTTGTGGCCACCAAAACTTCATGAATACCAGAAATCAGATAatgttaaatttgtttttggttCAGACAAGTATGAATCTGCTTCAAGTGTGAAGTTAGACCAAAAAGATTCGAATCAATCTGGTTTGCATTTTCATGAGTTTGACAAAATTAAtggtaaaaattttgtatttggtGCTAGTAAGAATGCATCTGCTGCAATTAATACTGATCAACATAAACGAGGCTGTGACAAAAATATGGGCAAGAGTGAATCCGGTAGAGATGTTGGAAACACAGTACCTGATATGAGGGGTAAGGTTAAATTGGACACTTCTGGAGATTTTGAGAAGGGCTTTCATCCTTGCTTCCAGTTCCCATGTAATTGGAGTGATAGCAATAGCCAAAACTTTGTGTTTGGTCCAAATAATAGTCATTTTAAGTTAGGTGTAGATATGGCAAATAACCCCACAGGTAACATCAGGGATATGCCTCGTTTTACAAACAGCAGTAAAGCAAGTGCAGATATTCAGATTCAGTTTCAGAATGCTTGTCTCAATGgtgcttttgtttttggtgGATTGAAAGGCAAGGGGGGTTTAAATTCTGGCGGAAGGGCTAATCTTGCTAATGATATGAATCAATTGAACAAAGCGAAGGCTAAAGATTGCAATGATTTTGGACAGGATAACCGTGATACTGGCTCTGATATTAacactaaatttcaaaatagtaGTATTTCAGGTGCCTCTTTTGAGAAAGACCGGGCATTTAGTTTGTCAGATGAGATGAGGAGATTGAACATCCATGGTTCTGAAGTAGATGCAGACAAGACTGCAAATTTATCTAGTAACTTTTCGGTGGATACTAAGAATGTCTTTGTGTTTGGAAGAGACCAGAAATCTAGTTTTATAAAGGAGAATTCTCCAATAAAGATGAGTGAAAAGACTCCAGATCTGAGTCATTTGTCACACAGTTACTCTGAATCAAACATAACCTCTTCATCTTTCTTCTCATCTGTTGGAATAGGCATCCAGCTACAGGATGGTTTCTGTGAGGTACCATCTACGACTAAAGATGAGAAAGGTAGCATCGGCTTTACAGGCAAACTGGCTGGATTAGTCTCATCAGATGCAGGTTATACCACACCAAATGTGACATTTGCCTTTCCAAATTACAACTTATTTCCTGGTGTAgacaaaaaattggataatgCAACTATTAAATCACTGGGGAGCAAAAGATCAAAGAAGAGAAATGGAAAGTTAAGACAGAAAACCATGGTCCAAAAGTTGTTTTGCCAGGATAGTCCCTCTAAAGAAGGCAGTTCCCAGCTGAATCAGAACTCTCCTGGTTGTGGTTCACCCATGGATTTTTCACCTTATCAAGATACTACTGCTGATGCACCAGATGCAGACAATGGAACTGGTTTAAAAGCAGAATTTGCTGCAAATGAGAATGATATTCCGGAGCACTGTGAAAAGGCTCATGATGATAAGAGCCATTCAAATTTATCCCCATTAACTGGACAAGATGGCCTGTCAGCAGTAAGACGTCAATACAAGAAAAAGTACAAGTTGAAAAGTGGTCCCAATCACAGCGTTCGAGACAATAATAATTCTGACAAAGAAAATGCTAAGCTAGACCCAAAAGGAGCTGCCACTCATGAAGTCTGCGAGCATTGGCGAATAAG GGGAAATCAGGCTTATCATGCTGGGAAACTTTCTAAAGCTGAGGAATTTTATTCTATGGGCATCAGTTCTTTCCCACATGTCAGTACTGTGGGATACACCATGAAACCACTTTTACTCTGCTACAGCAACCGTGCTGCAACACGAATGTCACTTGGGAGGATGAGGGAAGCGATAGGAGATTGTACAAAAGCTGCTGAACTAGACCCAAACTTTCTGAAAGTTGCATTAAGGGCTGGAAA TTGTTATCTGGTGTTGGGAGAAGTTGAAGATGCGATTGAATGTTACACTAAATGCTTGAGTTTGGGGATTGGTGTCTGCTTAGATAGGAGAGTTACAATTGAAGCTGCTGATGGCGTGCAAAAGGCAAAG AGAGTTGCTGAGTACATGCATCAGGCTGCCGAACTCTTGCAAGAAGGAACTGAGGATGCTGCAACTGGTGCTCTAGCAAACATTGCAGAGGCATTGTCAATCAGTCGTTACTCAGAGAGATTACTCGAGATGAAAGGACAGGCTCTATGCATT TTGCGGAGGTATGATGAAGTGATTCAACTTTGTGACCAAACTCTTGATATAGCCAAAAAGAACTTTGGTACTGATAATTTGGATGATTCAAGCTGCAAAAGTTCTCATGTAAAGTTGTGGAGGTGGAGACTGCAGACCAAGTCCCACTATCATATGGGAAAGCTTGACTTGGCTCTTGATTTGattgagaaacaagaaaaattgccTATCAGCTCCAA GTTCGGAGATGTGACAGAGGAAACCACAATTTCATTAGCTGCCACCATACGTGAACTTTTATTCTTGAAG aaatcagGAAATGAAGCCTTCAATTCTGGAAGATATACAGAAGCTATAGAGAATTATACAGCTGCTATATCAAAAAGTTTTGAGTCACGGCCTTTTATGGCTATCTGCTTCTGCAACCGTGCTGCTGCATACCAGTCAGTCAGCCAAATTATTGATGCCATTGCAGATTGTAGTCTGGCCATTGCTCTGGATGAAAATTACCAAAAG GCAATCTCCAGAAGAGCTACTTTACATGAGATGATTAGAGATTATAAACAAGCAGTTTATGATCTTCAGAGAATGATTTCTCTTCTTGAAAGCCAATCACAAACCAATGGTCAAGAATATAACTCCCAGAGTAGATCAGGTGGAGGCAGTGTGAGGGATTTAAGAAAAGCTCGTCGTCGTCTTTCCTTAATTGAAGAGAAGGCTAAAAAGGAAACCCCTCTGGATCTTTACCTCATTTT GGGAGTCAAAGCATCTGATGCTGAATCTGAGATTAAGAAGGCATATCGAAAGGCAGCTCTGAGGCATCATCCAGACAAG GCTGGTCAGGTCTTGGTAAGGAGTGATATTGGAGATGATGGAGCATTGTGGAAGGAAGTTGGTGAGAAAATCCACAAGGATGCTGACAggttattcaaaataattggCGAGGCATATGCTGTGCTTTCTGATCCCTCCAAG CGGTCAAAGTATGATACCGAAGAGGAGATGAGGAATATTTTCAGGGACAGCAACAGAAACAGTAATTCTGGACATCCGTCTACTTCTTACAGTTCTCCATATGAAAGAGGAAGTTGGTCCGGAAGACAAGCAGGTTTTAGCACTCCATTTGAAAGAAACAGTAGTAGACGGTACTGGAATGACTCAAGATCTTACAGTAACTTTCACTCACGATGGTAG
- the LOC105159855 gene encoding uncharacterized protein LOC105159855 yields MEFGLNEDAQDKSGITSNHGRDDVSEVAMTENLQEQLHPSPGIQNIDMFRKHEASAPRDASGEVNMEASVTADDVMQAGGFGTSDSISSFLPVASDFTDFEDHLRRVQGYEDAVDKIAGGKSDPSKDIQEVGKVHVKDIDNAEEHDAFEAVNMETSVTSDEMIRAGGFGATDNISSFLPVASDFTDFEAYLRDAREYEGLDEEINRPGLGWNSEAK; encoded by the exons ATGGAGTTTGGCTTGAATGAAGATGCGCAAG ATAAGAGTGGCATCACCTCAAATCATGGGCGTGATGATGTTTCAGAGGTGGCCATGACTGAAAACCTACAAGAACAACTTCATCCTTCTCCAGGCATCCAAAACATTGACATGTTCAGAAAGCATGAGGCTTCTGCACCTAGGGATGCTTCTGGAGAAGTAAATATGGAAGCTTCTGTTACTGCCGACGATGTTATGCAGGCTGGAGGGTTTGGAACTTCTGACAGCATCAGTAGTTTCCTCCCAGTTGCAAGTGATTTCACAGATTTTGAGGACCACCTTCGAAGAGTTCAGGGATATGAAGATGCAGTAGATAAAATTGCTGGAGGAAAATCTGATCCTTCAAAAGACATTCAGGAAGTTGGCAAAGTTCATGTTAAAGACATTGACAATGCTGAGGAGCATGATGCCTTTGAAGCAGTAAATATGGAAACTTCTGTTACTTCGGATGAAATGATACGGGCTGGAGGCTTTGGGGCTACAGATAATATAAGTAGTTTCCTTCCAGTTGCTAGTGATTTTACTGATTTTGAGGCCTATCTTCGTGATGCTCGAGAATATGAAGGTTTAGACGAAGAAATCAATCGGCCTGGCCTTGGCTGGAATAGTGAAGCAAAGTGA
- the LOC105159857 gene encoding cytokinin dehydrogenase 1 — protein sequence MFYAESHSFFKPRTIALLVLVLLLSSMIDRKQLSSNHPFVTPHTIQSIVHSSIANMTFDGHLCFNDVQYAAKDFGNRYHLMPSAVLHPKSVSDISSIIKYIFDLGLSSELTVAARGHGHSLEGQAQAYQGVVISMESLRVPKMSFHTGRDPYVDVSAGELWINILHESLKKGLAPKSWTDYLHLTVGGTLSNAGISGQAFQHGPQINNVYQLEVVTGRGEVATCSEEQNTDLFHAVLGGLGQFGIITQARIALQPAPKMVKWIRALYSDFSIFTKDQELLISSKNAFDYVEGFVIINRTGLLNNWRSSFNPKDPVQANQFTSDGKILFCLEVAKYYNPEESECIDQEIETLLSALNYIRSTLFQSEVSYVDFLDRVHVSEIKLREKGLWEVPHPWLNLLIPRSSIHEFAQEVFGNILKDTSNGPVLIYPVNKSRWINSTSLITPQEDVFYLVAFLSSAVPSSTGKDGLEHILTQNKKILHFCGRPHLGIKQYLPHYSTPEEWKAHFGTHWEVFYRRKLAYDPLAILTPGQRIFRREKAFGL from the exons ATGTTCTATGCAGAATCTCATAGCTTCTTCAAACCAAGAACCATAGCTCTGCTTGTATTAGTTCTCTTACTTAGTTCTATGATCGACAGAAAGCAACTTTCTTCTAACCACCCTTTTGTCACCCCTCACACCATTCAATCAATTGTTCACTCATCCATAGCCAATATGACATTTGATGGGCACTTATGTTTTAACGACGTTCAATATGCAGCAAAGGACTTCGGCAACAGATACCATCTAATGCCATCGGCAGTTTTACACCCAAAATCAGTTTCTGATATTTCATccatcataaaatatatttttgatttgGGTCTAAGTTCAGAGCTTACAGTTGCTGCCAGAGGCCATGGGCACTCCCTAGAAGGCCAAGCACAGGCATACCAAGGTGTTGTTATCAGTATGGAATCACTTCGAGTGCCAAAAATGAGCTTCCACACTGGAAGAGACCCCTATGTTGATGTGTCAGCTGGAGAACTTTGGATAAATATTCTGCATGAGAGTCTTAAAAAGGGACTGGCGCCAAAATCATGGACTGATTATCTTCATCTCACAGTTGGGGGCACTTTATCAAATGCAGGAATCAGCGGGCAAGCTTTCCAACATGGACCCCAGATCAACAACGTCTACCAACTAGAAGTTGTCACAG GCAGAGGAGAAGTGGCAACTTGTTCAGAGGAGCAGAACACTGATCTCTTTCATGCTGTGCTTGGAGGACTAGGACAGTTTGGTATCATCACGCAGGCTAGAATTGCGCTACAACCTGCCCCTAAAATG GTTAAATGGATAAGAGCACTTTATTCAGACTTCTCCATATTCACTAAAGACCAGGAGCTTCTAATATCTTCTAAAAATGCatttgattatgtagaagggTTTGTCATTATAAATAGAACTGGTTTGCTAAACAATTGGAGATCATCTTTCAATCCCAAAGACCCAGTTCAAGCAAACCAGTTCACTTCTGATGGTAAGATTCTGTTTTGCCTTGAAGTTGCGAAGTACTATAATCCCGAAGAGTCGGAGTGTATTGATCAG GAGATTGAAACCCTGTTATCAGCATTGAATTACATCAGGTCCACTCTCTTCCAGTCAGAAGTTTCTTATGTGGATTTTCTGGACAGAGTACATGTCTCTGAAATAAAACTCCGGGAGAAGGGTTTGTGGGAGGTGCCACACCCATGGTTAAATCTTCTTATTCCAAGAAGCAGCATACATGAGTTTGCCCAAGAAGTTTTTGGAAATATTCTGAAAGATACCAGCAATGGTCCTGTCCTGATCTATCCAGTCAACAAGTCGAG GTGGATAAACTCAACATCCTTGATTACACCTCAGGAGGATGTTTTTTACCTGGTCGCCTTCCTATCTTCAGCGGTACCATCTTCCACCGGAAAAGATGGCCTGGAACATATTTTAacacaaaacaagaaaattctaCACTTTTGTGGAAGGCCCCATCTCGGTATCAAACAGTATTTGCCCCATTATAGCACTCCTGAAGAGTGGAAAGCTCATTTTGGTACTCACTGGGAAGTTTTCTACAGGAGAAAGTTGGCTTATGACCCACTGGCAATCCTAACTCCCGGACAAAGAATATTCCGGAGGGAAAAAGCCTTTGGGCTATAG